One segment of Neodiprion fabricii isolate iyNeoFabr1 chromosome 1, iyNeoFabr1.1, whole genome shotgun sequence DNA contains the following:
- the LOC124188175 gene encoding intersectin-1 isoform X7 yields the protein MAAAAALGVDPWVIQPRERARYQEQFNSLKPVNGVVTGEQAKGFFLQSQLPPMTLGQIWGLSDTDADGKMDVNEFSIACKLINLKLRGFEIPSALPPTLIRSLKSVSNDGNVVNLLNGGNMNGITPAQPMGMNFVSGSISQNLVGLNGSASQPMRPLPPMSMSTAPGPPQRPAPPSSIGTVPLIGGPPPKPAPPSFPNSPVNMGMSPVKMQPSAGSIIPPIQPVQPMTASAPMDLFEFDFSEGMPSVAPIAPVNMNPAPIAAFGMGSVMAIQPAMIPPMSAPTMAPIASVAPMASGIPISAPISSIPLAPVHQIMGNPAVAPIVPPSVNGNPTPVSTNSPLSTTARPPSIDRVGSLDSQHSQHSAGSPQVEWAVPHQTKLKYTQLFNTWDRTRSGFLSGPQARNIMVQTQLPQGILAQVWALADMDVDGRLGCDEFVLAMHLCDMAKAGEKIPTVLPIELIPPTFRRQRQGSVTSQGTSENIDPSAGMPQTSFENKRKENFEKGQAELERRRKALLEIQRKEQEERDRKEREEAEKQEKIRLEQERRRQAEIEKQMLRQKEIEQEKEEQRKRAQEQREAARKEMERQRQLEWEKQKSQELQAQRQKEQDVLLKLKAKNQGLAIELGSLNEKVKELSQKICDTRVGVSGVKTTIDGMRSTRDSQLQEMSALKNKLREQNQRLLSLSQEKARIEAKNKLNNAQDVAGQEAVKMAFASKQITLKQMKDKIADLQQQINDKMTDIENNNSQLDDIKKQMKNLLAECAQLYKSFEEKKTKVTDLRAGSGNADFTTSAWGDSAWGDTGTVNTDSWPVDIASVTHATITGDNTGAVKYRALYEFVARNQDEISFQPGDIILVPPVQNAEPGWMAGEIRGHTGWFPESYVEPVEVDAVITSGNAFIQQDSVEKRTLEGIAEVPENVSDAGSLGGEGPAVEAVIPTLGLGSVCNLQAIALYQYRPTVQQHLSFNKGDTINVTEQQDDWWYGEFNGTEGWFPKSYIKTTTPVRTEASSPTGIPTEYYIALYPYASNETGDLSFNQGEVMMVTKKEGDWWTGVIGDRTGIFPSNYVEKCDNPDQVVIVPDNTSEVVSAVPAPESTPVPDVQEKISEPPTAVTSAQGTPLQEKTKEQLEDERAEAEDRAELPDFAAMSAQQSEDLGSDTDSKPSTPQYPKARGKKPEIGQVIAPYHATSPEQLNLHRGQLIMIRKKTETGWWEGELQARGQKRQIGWFPASYVKLLGSNSNRSTPVSHRYQDSPTDPNVERVMALYPYQALNEDELNFEKGDVITVLAKEDASWWRGEMNGVSGVFPSNYVSPMSSDLIRDVMFGLLNDTERKRQEHIKELIATEQAYIEDMTLVHEVFEKPLLQSMVLTVNEVDKIFVNWRDIIVCNDNFLRTLRIRRDNSDGGVIRMIGDILCENIPRMSAYVRFCSCQLSAATYLQQLTEKSPEFVQVAAMCQQDPRTKGMPLSSFLIKPMQRITKYPLIINKILEYTPVLHPDRQYLLEALARAEEFCTQVNEGVREKENSDRLEWLQQHVTCDGLEEQLIFNSLTNSLGPRKFLHHGILHKAKSGKELVGFLMNDFILFAQPTKSLPSGQQFSFERNANQKFKLYRKPTFLNELVILTVPELNGNDTSDHSRTIRLWDSKKTITLLAPSASECSLWLKRITEASRVYLENEKTQLQRQRSKQAQFAACGRILVTVLEGSSIKALSVRRRPPKGRLRLVVREAEDLCPTKPGKYNTFCKVSMGSQEERTQVVSGTNCPLWDKSMQFQVKDLHADTLCITVFDKGYYSPDEFRGRAEVRVSDIMRDSIDSCGPIQKRIKLHEVESGEVVLKLDLRLFNRLP from the exons ATGGCTGCAGCCGCAGCATtgg GTGTGGATCCGTGGGTGATCCAGCCACGGGAACGCGCCCGATACCAGGAGCAATTCAATTCTCTGAAACCGGTAAATGGGGTCGTTACAGGAGAGCAAGCAAAAGGCTTCTTTCTGCAGTCTCAGTTGCCACCTATGACTCTTGGACAGATATG GGGTTTATCCGATACGGATGCTGATGGAAAAATGGATGTGAATGAATTCAGTATTGCTTGCAAGCTGATTAACTTGAAGTTGCGTGGTTTCGAAATCCCAAGTGCACTCCCACCAACTCTGATACGAAGTTTGAAATCTGTATCCAATG ATGGGAACGTCGTTAACCTATTGAACGGTGGTAACATGAATGGGATTACACCAGCACAGCCTATGGGAATGAATTTTGTGTCTGGAAGTATATCGCAGAACCTCGTAGGCTTAAATGGATCTGCTTCACAACCAATGCGGCCACTTCCACCCATGTCAATGTCAACGG CTCCTGGTCCACCACAAAGACCTGCGCCACCGTCATCGATTG GTACAGTACCATTGATTGGTGGCCCCCCACCAAAACCAGCCCCTCCATCATTTCCAAATAGTCCGGTCAACATGGGTATGTCACCAGTTAAAATGCAGCCGTCCGCGGGATCCATTATTCCTCCTATCCAACCAGTACAGCCTATGACTGCGTCTGCACCGATGG actTGTTCGAGTTTGATTTCTCTGAAG GTATGCCGTCCGTTGCGCCGATTGCACCTGTCAATATGAATCCTGCCCCAATTGCAGCTTTTGGAATGGGCAGTGTGATGGCAATACAACCGGCAATGATACCTCCTATGTCTGCCCCAACGATGGCACCTATTGCATCTGTTGCACCTATGGCTTCAG GCATCCCAATATCCGCTCCAATCAGCAGCATTCCTTTAGCACCAGTGCATCAAATAATGGGGAATCCTGCAGTTGCCCCCATAGTCCCACCGTCGGTTAATGGAAATCCAACGCCTGTTTCTACAAATTCTCCACTCAGTACAACGGCTAGACCTCCAAGCATAGACAGAGTTGGTTCGCTTGATTCTCAGCATAGCCAGCATTCCGCAGGCTCGCCACAGGTCGAGTGGGCAGTACCTCATCAAACAAAATTGAAGTACACGCAACTATTCAACACTTGGGATCGTACCAGATCTGGATTCCTCTCGGGACCACAAGCTAGAAATATTATGGTTCAAACGCAGTTGCCTCAGGGCATCCTAGCCCAAGTATG GGCTTTGGCTGATATGGATGTTGATGGCCGATTGGGTTGCGACGAATTTGTCCTAGCCATGCACTTATGTGATATGGCTAAGgctggtgaaaaaattcccacAGTTTTACCAATTGAACTCATTCCTCCTACATTCAGACGTCAACGACAAGGTAGCGTTACGTCCCAGGGTACGTCGGAGAACATTGATCCATCTGCTGGCATGCCACAG ACGTCTTTTGAaaacaagagaaaagaaaactttgaaaaggGGCAGGCTGAGTTAGAGCGTAGGCGCAAAGCACTTTTAGAGATACAACGAAAGGAACAAGAAGAACGTGATCGTAAGGAAAGAGAAGAGGCTGAAAAGCAAGAGAAAATAAG GTTGGAACAGGAAAGGAGACGACAggcagaaattgaaaaacaaatgcTTCGGCAGAAGGAAATTGAACAAGAGAAGGAAGAGCAAAGAAAACGGGCACAAGAGCAACGGGAGGCTGCAAGAAA AGAAATGGAGAGACAGCGGCAATTAGAATGGGAGAAGCAAAAATCTCAAGAACTTCAGGCACAAAGGCAGAAGGAACAGGACGTACTTCTTAAACTCAAGGCCAAGAATCAAGGACTTGCTATCGAATTAGGAAGTCTG aatgaaaaagtgaaagagcTTTCACAGAAAATATGTGATACTCGCGTGGGTGTTTCTGGTGTGAAAACTACGATCGACGGTATGCGTTCAACGCGTGATTCTCAACTTCAAGAGATGTCAGcgctgaaaaataaattacgggAGCAAAATCAAAGACTGCTTTCGCTGAGTCAGGAAAAAGCAAGAATTGAAGCTAAGAATAAGTTGAACAATGCTCAAGATGTTGCTGGGCAGGAGGCAGTAAAGATGGCTTTTGCTAGTAAACAAATAACGttgaaacaaatgaaagaTAAAATCGCGGACTTACAGCAACAG ataAACGATAAGATGACAGATATTGAAAACAACAACAGCCAACTTGATGACATAAAGAAGCAAATGAAAAACCTTCTTGCCGAATGTGCGCAGCTCTATAAatcatttgaagaaaaaaaaacaaaagttacCGATTTGCGAGCTGGCAGTGGCAACGCAGATTTTACCACTTCTGCCTGGGGAGATAGCGCCTGGGGTGATACTGGAACTGTAAATACAGACTCGTGGCCAGTGGACATTGCTTCAGTGACACATGCAACGATTACTGGAGATAATACTGGCGCTGTGAAATACAGAGCTTTATATGAATTCGTGGCAAGAAATCAAGACGAGATATCTTTCCAGCCCGGTGATATAATCCTA GTGCCACCAGTCCAAAATGCCGAGCCCGGCTGGATGGCTGGTGAAATACGTGGCCACACAGGTTGGTTTCCAGAATCTTATGTCGAACCAGTGGAAGTTGATGCTGTGATTACCAGTGGCAATGCTTTCATCCAACAAGACAGTGTTGAGAAGCGAACTTTGGA AGGTATTGCCGAAGTTCCTGAAAATGTATCGGACGCTGGCTCACTTGGTGGTGAAGGTCCAGCTGTCGAGGCAGTTATTCCAACTTTAGGCTTAGGCTCAGTTTGCAACTTGCAAGCTATTGCTTTGTACCAATATCGCCCGACAGTTCAGCAACATCTCTCTTTCAATAAAGGAGATACGATCAATGTCACAGAGCAGCAG gatgATTGGTGGTACGGTGAATTTAATGGTACAGAAGGTTGGTTCCCAAAGTCTTATATTAAAACAACCACACCTGTCCGAACTGAGGCATCATCTCCAACTGGTATTCCTACTGAATATTACATCGCGCTGTATCCATATGCTTCAAACGAAACTGGAGATCTAAGCTTTAATCAAGGGGAAGTGATGAtggtaacaaaaaaagaaggagaCTGGTGGACAGGCGTTATAGGAGATCGTACCggaatttttccatcaaattATGTTGAAAAGTGCGACAACCCCGATCAG GTTGTCATTGTGCCTGATAATACTTCTGAAGTAGTATCAGCTGTTCCGGCCCCTGAATCGACTCCGGTACCAGAtgttcaagaaaaaatttcggaacCACCTACTGCTGTTACTTCAGCTCAAGGAACACCG CTACAGGAAAAAACGAAGGAACAGCTTGAAGACGAGAGAGCTGAGGCGGAAGACAGAGCAGAGTTACCAGATTTTGCTGCTATGTCGGCGCAACAG TCCGAGGACCTTGGGAGCGACACTGACTCTAAG CCATCCACGCCGCAGTACCCCAAG GCAAGAGgtaaaaaacctgaaattggACAAGTCATCGCTCCATACCACGCGACTAGTCCGGAGCAATTGAATCTCCATAGAGGACAACTCATCATGATCAGGAAAAAGACGGAAACTGGTTGGTGGGAAGGAGAGTTACAG GCTCGTGGCCAAAAACGACAAATTGGTTGGTTTCCTGCATCTTATGTCAAGTTATTGGGAAGTAACAGTAATCGCAGCACACCAGTTTCCCATAGATATCAAGACTCGCCCACTGATCCCAATGTTG AGCGGGTGATGGCTTTATACCCATATCAAGCGCTAAATGAGGATGAGTTGAATTTCGAGAAAGGAGACGTTATAACTGTTCTTGCTAAAGAGGATGCCTCGTGGTGGAGGGGCGAGATGAACGGTGTATCAGGAGTATTTCCTAGCAACTATGTTTCTCCGATGT CCAGCGATCTAATACGTGATGTTATGTTTGGACTGCTCAATGATACGGAAAGGAAACGTCAGGAACATATCAAAGAACTCATTGCAACTGAACAAGCGTACATCGAAGACATGACTCTGGTTCACGAG GTCTTTGAGAAACCGTTACTTCAAAGTATGGTACTGACTGTAAACGAAGTTGACAAGATATTCGTCAATTGGCGGGATATTATAGTGTgcaatgacaattttttgag AACACTGAGAATACGAAGGGACAACAGCGATGGTGGTGTTATAAGAATGATCGGTGACATATTGTGTGAAAAT ATCCCGAGGATGTCGGCCTATGTTAGATTCTGTAGCTGTCAGCTTTCCGCAGCAACGTACCTTCAGCAACTTACTGAAAAATCACCAGAATTCGTTCAGGTTGCTGCGATGTGTCAACAGGACCCAAGAACAAAGGGAATGCCGCTGAGTTCGTTTCTCATTAAACCCATGCAAAGGATTACAAAATACCCACTGATTATTAACAAG ATTCTCGAATATACTCCTGTGTTACATCCCGACAGACAATATCTTCTAGAAGCGCTGGCAAGAGCAGAAGAATTTTGTACACAG GTAAATGAGGGCGtcagagaaaaagaaaatagcgACAGACTCGAATGGTTACAACAGCATGTAACTTGCGATGGATTAGAAGAACAACTGATATTTAACTCACTTACAAATTCTCTCGGACCTAGGAAATTTTTGCATCATGGAATACTGCACAAA GCAAAAAGCGGCAAAGAACTTGTGGGATTTCTGATGAATGATTTTATCTTGTTTGCTCAACCAACAAAATCTTTACCATCTGGACAGCAATTCTCCTTTGAAAGAAACgctaatcaaaaatttaaactgTACAGAAAA CCAACGTTTCTGAATGAGTTGGTCATATTGACAGTACCGGAACTTAATGGAAATGATACATCCGACCACTCTAGAACGATCCGATTATGGGATTCAAAGAAAACTATTACTCTTTTAGCACCATCTGCCAGTGAATGTTCTTTGTGGTTAAAGCGAATAACCGAAGCCAGTAGAGTCtatttagaaaatgaaaaaactcaGCTTCAACGGCAGCGATCGA AGCAGGCGCAGTTTGCTGCGTGTGGGCGAATTCTTGTTACTGTACTCGAAGGGTCGAGTATCAAAGCATTATCTG TTCGCAGGAGACCCCCAAAGGGCCGTCTCAGACTAGTTGTCAGGGAAGCAGAAGATCTCTGTCCTACTAAACCAG GAAAGTACAACACATTCTGCAAAGTATCAATGGGATCACAAGAGGAGAGAACGCAAGTTGTATCAGGAACTAACTGTCCACTGTGGGATAAGTCAATGCAGTTCCAAGTCAAAGATTTACATGCGGATACTTTGTGTATAACTGTTTTCGACAAGGGATATTACAGTCCAGACG AATTCCGTGGACGTGCCGAAGTTCGAGTATCCGACATAATGAGAGATAGCATAGATTCTTGTGGGCCAATTCAGAAAAGAATTAAGCTACACGAAGTTGAAAGTGGAGAAGTTGTATTGAAGTTGGATCTACGCCTCTTCAACCGTTTACCATAA
- the LOC124188175 gene encoding intersectin-1 isoform X8, which produces MAAAAALGVDPWVIQPRERARYQEQFNSLKPVNGVVTGEQAKGFFLQSQLPPMTLGQIWGLSDTDADGKMDVNEFSIACKLINLKLRGFEIPSALPPTLIRSLKSVSNDGNVVNLLNGGNMNGITPAQPMGMNFVSGSISQNLVGLNGSASQPMRPLPPMSMSTGTVPLIGGPPPKPAPPSFPNSPVNMGMSPVKMQPSAGSIIPPIQPVQPMTASAPMDLFEFDFSEGMPSVAPIAPVNMNPAPIAAFGMGSVMAIQPAMIPPMSAPTMAPIASVAPMASGIPISAPISSIPLAPVHQIMGNPAVAPIVPPSVNGNPTPVSTNSPLSTTARPPSIDRVGSLDSQHSQHSAGSPQVEWAVPHQTKLKYTQLFNTWDRTRSGFLSGPQARNIMVQTQLPQGILAQVWALADMDVDGRLGCDEFVLAMHLCDMAKAGEKIPTVLPIELIPPTFRRQRQGSVTSQGTSENIDPSAGMPQTSFENKRKENFEKGQAELERRRKALLEIQRKEQEERDRKEREEAEKQEKIRLEQERRRQAEIEKQMLRQKEIEQEKEEQRKRAQEQREAARKEMERQRQLEWEKQKSQELQAQRQKEQDVLLKLKAKNQGLAIELGSLNEKVKELSQKICDTRVGVSGVKTTIDGMRSTRDSQLQEMSALKNKLREQNQRLLSLSQEKARIEAKNKLNNAQDVAGQEAVKMAFASKQITLKQMKDKIADLQQQINDKMTDIENNNSQLDDIKKQMKNLLAECAQLYKSFEEKKTKVTDLRAGSGNADFTTSAWGDSAWGDTGTVNTDSWPVDIASVTHATITGDNTGAVKYRALYEFVARNQDEISFQPGDIILVPPVQNAEPGWMAGEIRGHTGWFPESYVEPVEVDAVITSGNAFIQQDSVEKRTLEGIAEVPENVSDAGSLGGEGPAVEAVIPTLGLGSVCNLQAIALYQYRPTVQQHLSFNKGDTINVTEQQDDWWYGEFNGTEGWFPKSYIKTTTPVRTEASSPTGIPTEYYIALYPYASNETGDLSFNQGEVMMVTKKEGDWWTGVIGDRTGIFPSNYVEKCDNPDQVVIVPDNTSEVVSAVPAPESTPVPDVQEKISEPPTAVTSAQGTPLQEKTKEQLEDERAEAEDRAELPDFAAMSAQQSEDLGSDTDSKPSTPQYPKARGKKPEIGQVIAPYHATSPEQLNLHRGQLIMIRKKTETGWWEGELQARGQKRQIGWFPASYVKLLGSNSNRSTPVSHRYQDSPTDPNVERVMALYPYQALNEDELNFEKGDVITVLAKEDASWWRGEMNGVSGVFPSNYVSPMSSDLIRDVMFGLLNDTERKRQEHIKELIATEQAYIEDMTLVHEVFEKPLLQSMVLTVNEVDKIFVNWRDIIVCNDNFLRTLRIRRDNSDGGVIRMIGDILCENIPRMSAYVRFCSCQLSAATYLQQLTEKSPEFVQVAAMCQQDPRTKGMPLSSFLIKPMQRITKYPLIINKILEYTPVLHPDRQYLLEALARAEEFCTQVNEGVREKENSDRLEWLQQHVTCDGLEEQLIFNSLTNSLGPRKFLHHGILHKAKSGKELVGFLMNDFILFAQPTKSLPSGQQFSFERNANQKFKLYRKPTFLNELVILTVPELNGNDTSDHSRTIRLWDSKKTITLLAPSASECSLWLKRITEASRVYLENEKTQLQRQRSKQAQFAACGRILVTVLEGSSIKALSVRRRPPKGRLRLVVREAEDLCPTKPGKYNTFCKVSMGSQEERTQVVSGTNCPLWDKSMQFQVKDLHADTLCITVFDKGYYSPDEFRGRAEVRVSDIMRDSIDSCGPIQKRIKLHEVESGEVVLKLDLRLFNRLP; this is translated from the exons ATGGCTGCAGCCGCAGCATtgg GTGTGGATCCGTGGGTGATCCAGCCACGGGAACGCGCCCGATACCAGGAGCAATTCAATTCTCTGAAACCGGTAAATGGGGTCGTTACAGGAGAGCAAGCAAAAGGCTTCTTTCTGCAGTCTCAGTTGCCACCTATGACTCTTGGACAGATATG GGGTTTATCCGATACGGATGCTGATGGAAAAATGGATGTGAATGAATTCAGTATTGCTTGCAAGCTGATTAACTTGAAGTTGCGTGGTTTCGAAATCCCAAGTGCACTCCCACCAACTCTGATACGAAGTTTGAAATCTGTATCCAATG ATGGGAACGTCGTTAACCTATTGAACGGTGGTAACATGAATGGGATTACACCAGCACAGCCTATGGGAATGAATTTTGTGTCTGGAAGTATATCGCAGAACCTCGTAGGCTTAAATGGATCTGCTTCACAACCAATGCGGCCACTTCCACCCATGTCAATGTCAACGG GTACAGTACCATTGATTGGTGGCCCCCCACCAAAACCAGCCCCTCCATCATTTCCAAATAGTCCGGTCAACATGGGTATGTCACCAGTTAAAATGCAGCCGTCCGCGGGATCCATTATTCCTCCTATCCAACCAGTACAGCCTATGACTGCGTCTGCACCGATGG actTGTTCGAGTTTGATTTCTCTGAAG GTATGCCGTCCGTTGCGCCGATTGCACCTGTCAATATGAATCCTGCCCCAATTGCAGCTTTTGGAATGGGCAGTGTGATGGCAATACAACCGGCAATGATACCTCCTATGTCTGCCCCAACGATGGCACCTATTGCATCTGTTGCACCTATGGCTTCAG GCATCCCAATATCCGCTCCAATCAGCAGCATTCCTTTAGCACCAGTGCATCAAATAATGGGGAATCCTGCAGTTGCCCCCATAGTCCCACCGTCGGTTAATGGAAATCCAACGCCTGTTTCTACAAATTCTCCACTCAGTACAACGGCTAGACCTCCAAGCATAGACAGAGTTGGTTCGCTTGATTCTCAGCATAGCCAGCATTCCGCAGGCTCGCCACAGGTCGAGTGGGCAGTACCTCATCAAACAAAATTGAAGTACACGCAACTATTCAACACTTGGGATCGTACCAGATCTGGATTCCTCTCGGGACCACAAGCTAGAAATATTATGGTTCAAACGCAGTTGCCTCAGGGCATCCTAGCCCAAGTATG GGCTTTGGCTGATATGGATGTTGATGGCCGATTGGGTTGCGACGAATTTGTCCTAGCCATGCACTTATGTGATATGGCTAAGgctggtgaaaaaattcccacAGTTTTACCAATTGAACTCATTCCTCCTACATTCAGACGTCAACGACAAGGTAGCGTTACGTCCCAGGGTACGTCGGAGAACATTGATCCATCTGCTGGCATGCCACAG ACGTCTTTTGAaaacaagagaaaagaaaactttgaaaaggGGCAGGCTGAGTTAGAGCGTAGGCGCAAAGCACTTTTAGAGATACAACGAAAGGAACAAGAAGAACGTGATCGTAAGGAAAGAGAAGAGGCTGAAAAGCAAGAGAAAATAAG GTTGGAACAGGAAAGGAGACGACAggcagaaattgaaaaacaaatgcTTCGGCAGAAGGAAATTGAACAAGAGAAGGAAGAGCAAAGAAAACGGGCACAAGAGCAACGGGAGGCTGCAAGAAA AGAAATGGAGAGACAGCGGCAATTAGAATGGGAGAAGCAAAAATCTCAAGAACTTCAGGCACAAAGGCAGAAGGAACAGGACGTACTTCTTAAACTCAAGGCCAAGAATCAAGGACTTGCTATCGAATTAGGAAGTCTG aatgaaaaagtgaaagagcTTTCACAGAAAATATGTGATACTCGCGTGGGTGTTTCTGGTGTGAAAACTACGATCGACGGTATGCGTTCAACGCGTGATTCTCAACTTCAAGAGATGTCAGcgctgaaaaataaattacgggAGCAAAATCAAAGACTGCTTTCGCTGAGTCAGGAAAAAGCAAGAATTGAAGCTAAGAATAAGTTGAACAATGCTCAAGATGTTGCTGGGCAGGAGGCAGTAAAGATGGCTTTTGCTAGTAAACAAATAACGttgaaacaaatgaaagaTAAAATCGCGGACTTACAGCAACAG ataAACGATAAGATGACAGATATTGAAAACAACAACAGCCAACTTGATGACATAAAGAAGCAAATGAAAAACCTTCTTGCCGAATGTGCGCAGCTCTATAAatcatttgaagaaaaaaaaacaaaagttacCGATTTGCGAGCTGGCAGTGGCAACGCAGATTTTACCACTTCTGCCTGGGGAGATAGCGCCTGGGGTGATACTGGAACTGTAAATACAGACTCGTGGCCAGTGGACATTGCTTCAGTGACACATGCAACGATTACTGGAGATAATACTGGCGCTGTGAAATACAGAGCTTTATATGAATTCGTGGCAAGAAATCAAGACGAGATATCTTTCCAGCCCGGTGATATAATCCTA GTGCCACCAGTCCAAAATGCCGAGCCCGGCTGGATGGCTGGTGAAATACGTGGCCACACAGGTTGGTTTCCAGAATCTTATGTCGAACCAGTGGAAGTTGATGCTGTGATTACCAGTGGCAATGCTTTCATCCAACAAGACAGTGTTGAGAAGCGAACTTTGGA AGGTATTGCCGAAGTTCCTGAAAATGTATCGGACGCTGGCTCACTTGGTGGTGAAGGTCCAGCTGTCGAGGCAGTTATTCCAACTTTAGGCTTAGGCTCAGTTTGCAACTTGCAAGCTATTGCTTTGTACCAATATCGCCCGACAGTTCAGCAACATCTCTCTTTCAATAAAGGAGATACGATCAATGTCACAGAGCAGCAG gatgATTGGTGGTACGGTGAATTTAATGGTACAGAAGGTTGGTTCCCAAAGTCTTATATTAAAACAACCACACCTGTCCGAACTGAGGCATCATCTCCAACTGGTATTCCTACTGAATATTACATCGCGCTGTATCCATATGCTTCAAACGAAACTGGAGATCTAAGCTTTAATCAAGGGGAAGTGATGAtggtaacaaaaaaagaaggagaCTGGTGGACAGGCGTTATAGGAGATCGTACCggaatttttccatcaaattATGTTGAAAAGTGCGACAACCCCGATCAG GTTGTCATTGTGCCTGATAATACTTCTGAAGTAGTATCAGCTGTTCCGGCCCCTGAATCGACTCCGGTACCAGAtgttcaagaaaaaatttcggaacCACCTACTGCTGTTACTTCAGCTCAAGGAACACCG CTACAGGAAAAAACGAAGGAACAGCTTGAAGACGAGAGAGCTGAGGCGGAAGACAGAGCAGAGTTACCAGATTTTGCTGCTATGTCGGCGCAACAG TCCGAGGACCTTGGGAGCGACACTGACTCTAAG CCATCCACGCCGCAGTACCCCAAG GCAAGAGgtaaaaaacctgaaattggACAAGTCATCGCTCCATACCACGCGACTAGTCCGGAGCAATTGAATCTCCATAGAGGACAACTCATCATGATCAGGAAAAAGACGGAAACTGGTTGGTGGGAAGGAGAGTTACAG GCTCGTGGCCAAAAACGACAAATTGGTTGGTTTCCTGCATCTTATGTCAAGTTATTGGGAAGTAACAGTAATCGCAGCACACCAGTTTCCCATAGATATCAAGACTCGCCCACTGATCCCAATGTTG AGCGGGTGATGGCTTTATACCCATATCAAGCGCTAAATGAGGATGAGTTGAATTTCGAGAAAGGAGACGTTATAACTGTTCTTGCTAAAGAGGATGCCTCGTGGTGGAGGGGCGAGATGAACGGTGTATCAGGAGTATTTCCTAGCAACTATGTTTCTCCGATGT CCAGCGATCTAATACGTGATGTTATGTTTGGACTGCTCAATGATACGGAAAGGAAACGTCAGGAACATATCAAAGAACTCATTGCAACTGAACAAGCGTACATCGAAGACATGACTCTGGTTCACGAG GTCTTTGAGAAACCGTTACTTCAAAGTATGGTACTGACTGTAAACGAAGTTGACAAGATATTCGTCAATTGGCGGGATATTATAGTGTgcaatgacaattttttgag AACACTGAGAATACGAAGGGACAACAGCGATGGTGGTGTTATAAGAATGATCGGTGACATATTGTGTGAAAAT ATCCCGAGGATGTCGGCCTATGTTAGATTCTGTAGCTGTCAGCTTTCCGCAGCAACGTACCTTCAGCAACTTACTGAAAAATCACCAGAATTCGTTCAGGTTGCTGCGATGTGTCAACAGGACCCAAGAACAAAGGGAATGCCGCTGAGTTCGTTTCTCATTAAACCCATGCAAAGGATTACAAAATACCCACTGATTATTAACAAG ATTCTCGAATATACTCCTGTGTTACATCCCGACAGACAATATCTTCTAGAAGCGCTGGCAAGAGCAGAAGAATTTTGTACACAG GTAAATGAGGGCGtcagagaaaaagaaaatagcgACAGACTCGAATGGTTACAACAGCATGTAACTTGCGATGGATTAGAAGAACAACTGATATTTAACTCACTTACAAATTCTCTCGGACCTAGGAAATTTTTGCATCATGGAATACTGCACAAA GCAAAAAGCGGCAAAGAACTTGTGGGATTTCTGATGAATGATTTTATCTTGTTTGCTCAACCAACAAAATCTTTACCATCTGGACAGCAATTCTCCTTTGAAAGAAACgctaatcaaaaatttaaactgTACAGAAAA CCAACGTTTCTGAATGAGTTGGTCATATTGACAGTACCGGAACTTAATGGAAATGATACATCCGACCACTCTAGAACGATCCGATTATGGGATTCAAAGAAAACTATTACTCTTTTAGCACCATCTGCCAGTGAATGTTCTTTGTGGTTAAAGCGAATAACCGAAGCCAGTAGAGTCtatttagaaaatgaaaaaactcaGCTTCAACGGCAGCGATCGA AGCAGGCGCAGTTTGCTGCGTGTGGGCGAATTCTTGTTACTGTACTCGAAGGGTCGAGTATCAAAGCATTATCTG TTCGCAGGAGACCCCCAAAGGGCCGTCTCAGACTAGTTGTCAGGGAAGCAGAAGATCTCTGTCCTACTAAACCAG GAAAGTACAACACATTCTGCAAAGTATCAATGGGATCACAAGAGGAGAGAACGCAAGTTGTATCAGGAACTAACTGTCCACTGTGGGATAAGTCAATGCAGTTCCAAGTCAAAGATTTACATGCGGATACTTTGTGTATAACTGTTTTCGACAAGGGATATTACAGTCCAGACG AATTCCGTGGACGTGCCGAAGTTCGAGTATCCGACATAATGAGAGATAGCATAGATTCTTGTGGGCCAATTCAGAAAAGAATTAAGCTACACGAAGTTGAAAGTGGAGAAGTTGTATTGAAGTTGGATCTACGCCTCTTCAACCGTTTACCATAA